One genomic window of Paraburkholderia phytofirmans PsJN includes the following:
- a CDS encoding HlyD family secretion protein, with protein sequence MKRKLIFVLAFLGFVAGLVAAYVYGVQQAPQPPVFTPASNPYAHGLYAEGIVESDQPAGVNINIYPNVTGAVTGIAAREGQAVKAGEVLLTIDDSVQRATAAQLAAQAEAAAAMLDELESQPRKETLDVASAQVGAAAAGLRMAQDQFDKQQRAFAIDPKAVSKDTLDNAANALKMARANLDVVTRQYRLTQAGAWIYDIRSQQKQVDALRKAAASADALVAQYTLRAPSDGVVLSVNAAAGSYVSPQGVYQPYTQGQAPVLVIGAPNGQLAVRCYVDEILIDRLPDPHALKARMSVRGTRIEAPLEFVRIQPYVSPKVELSDQRAERVDVRVLPVIFRVALPKGAHLYPGQLVDVYIAAG encoded by the coding sequence ATGAAGCGCAAGCTGATCTTTGTTCTTGCGTTCCTGGGCTTCGTGGCAGGTCTGGTAGCCGCCTACGTGTACGGTGTGCAGCAAGCTCCGCAGCCGCCTGTGTTCACACCCGCGTCCAACCCCTATGCACACGGGCTGTACGCCGAGGGCATTGTCGAAAGCGATCAGCCTGCGGGCGTCAACATCAACATTTATCCGAACGTGACCGGCGCCGTGACGGGCATCGCCGCCCGCGAGGGACAAGCGGTGAAGGCCGGCGAGGTGCTGCTTACCATCGACGATTCGGTGCAACGCGCTACCGCGGCACAGCTTGCCGCCCAGGCGGAAGCCGCTGCGGCGATGCTCGACGAGCTCGAATCGCAGCCGCGCAAGGAGACGCTCGATGTGGCGAGTGCCCAGGTGGGTGCGGCGGCGGCCGGTCTCAGGATGGCGCAGGACCAGTTCGACAAACAGCAGCGCGCCTTCGCCATCGACCCGAAGGCGGTCAGCAAGGACACGCTGGACAACGCGGCGAACGCGCTGAAAATGGCGCGAGCCAATCTCGACGTGGTGACGCGACAGTACCGGCTCACTCAGGCAGGCGCATGGATTTACGACATTCGCAGCCAGCAGAAGCAGGTCGACGCGCTGCGCAAGGCGGCCGCTTCCGCCGACGCGCTGGTCGCCCAGTACACGCTTCGCGCCCCCAGCGACGGTGTGGTGCTGTCGGTCAATGCGGCTGCTGGATCGTATGTGTCTCCGCAAGGCGTCTATCAGCCCTACACGCAGGGGCAAGCGCCCGTGCTCGTGATCGGCGCGCCAAACGGTCAACTGGCCGTGCGCTGCTACGTCGACGAGATCCTGATCGACCGTCTGCCGGACCCGCATGCGTTGAAAGCGCGCATGTCCGTGCGCGGCACCCGGATCGAAGCGCCGCTGGAGTTTGTCCGGATTCAGCCTTACGTGAGTCCGAAAGTCGAACTGTCCGATCAGCGAGCGGAGCGTGTCGACGTGCGCGTGCTGCCGGTCATTTTTCGTGTCGCGCTGCCCAAAGGCGCGCACCTTTACCCAGGACAATTAGTCGATGTCTACATTGCCGCCGGATAG
- a CDS encoding ABC transporter ATP-binding protein, translating to MPKFAIDARAVTKWFGEGEARTCALREVSVQARFGEMLLIVGPSGSGKTTLLSVISGILRPDSGDVVVDGVDLWKQPNDAIAEFRLNRIGFVFQDYHLFARLTTAENVAIPLILKRQPWNAAIDEALKYLKIVGLESRAQLPPVKLSGGEQQRVAIARAIVSQPDILIFDEPTASLDGDTGRSIIEFVKHQVLNDNRCILIVTHDSRIFDYADRILRMEDGQLKGIDPGGAK from the coding sequence ATGCCGAAATTTGCCATCGACGCGCGTGCGGTGACGAAATGGTTCGGCGAGGGCGAAGCACGAACCTGTGCTTTGCGCGAGGTCTCGGTGCAGGCCAGGTTCGGCGAGATGCTGCTGATCGTCGGTCCATCGGGCAGTGGCAAGACGACCTTGCTGAGTGTCATTTCGGGCATCCTGAGACCGGACAGCGGCGATGTCGTGGTCGATGGAGTCGATCTGTGGAAACAGCCGAACGACGCGATCGCGGAATTCCGGCTCAACCGCATTGGCTTCGTGTTTCAGGACTACCACCTGTTCGCGCGCTTGACGACCGCCGAAAATGTTGCGATACCGCTGATCCTCAAACGGCAGCCGTGGAATGCCGCCATTGACGAGGCGCTCAAGTACCTGAAGATAGTCGGCCTCGAAAGCCGCGCTCAATTGCCGCCGGTGAAACTGTCCGGCGGCGAGCAGCAGCGCGTGGCGATCGCCCGGGCAATCGTCAGCCAGCCCGACATCCTGATCTTCGATGAACCCACGGCCTCGCTCGACGGCGATACGGGCCGCAGCATCATCGAGTTCGTCAAGCATCAGGTGCTCAATGACAATCGCTGCATCCTGATCGTCACGCACGACAGCCGTATTTTCGATTACGCCGACCGCATTCTGCGCATGGAAGACGGCCAACTCAAAGGGATCGACCCGGGAGGCGCCAAATGA
- a CDS encoding ABC transporter permease, giving the protein MKGILQLAFKLLVNDSAKFTALLVGITFAVFLMVEMTSLFAGILNKSSSTVINVGAKMWVMDPAVQTIASSIGMPDYVLDAVRSTDGVKYAVPLYSGTALVKLRDGTYQAVTVIGLDDASLFGWPVMKQGKIEDIYAENGFVAIDDAEFVKLKNPTLGTDFELNDHRGVIVGIATVASSGLFGTPTLYTTYKRAVTYIPTTRYTTSYILVEPKSAADIAHIKQVVQSLGYVAFTKKEFMARISHFYKYETGLGTNIMLMTVISFIVGLSISGQTFYTFILENLEKFGALKAIGAKRHELIAMILFQATFTALTGYGLGIGLCAALISLARIRIPDYAAIITFGNLALAFAMVVVIAAMSSYLGIRRVLSIEPFDIFRG; this is encoded by the coding sequence ATGAAAGGCATCCTCCAACTCGCATTCAAGCTGCTCGTCAACGACAGCGCCAAATTCACGGCACTGCTCGTCGGCATTACATTCGCGGTTTTTTTGATGGTCGAAATGACTTCGCTGTTTGCCGGCATCCTGAACAAATCGTCGTCGACGGTGATCAATGTCGGGGCGAAGATGTGGGTGATGGACCCGGCAGTGCAGACCATCGCGAGCAGCATCGGCATGCCGGATTACGTACTCGATGCGGTACGCAGCACCGACGGCGTCAAATACGCGGTGCCGCTGTACTCAGGCACCGCGCTGGTCAAACTGCGCGACGGCACCTATCAGGCAGTCACGGTGATCGGACTCGACGACGCCAGCCTGTTCGGCTGGCCGGTCATGAAGCAGGGCAAGATCGAAGACATTTACGCGGAGAATGGCTTTGTCGCTATCGACGACGCCGAATTCGTCAAGCTGAAGAACCCGACACTCGGCACCGATTTCGAACTGAACGACCATCGCGGCGTGATAGTCGGCATCGCGACGGTGGCGAGCAGCGGTCTCTTTGGCACACCCACGCTCTACACCACTTACAAACGCGCCGTTACCTATATCCCCACGACCCGCTACACGACCTCGTACATCCTGGTTGAACCAAAATCCGCTGCGGATATCGCGCACATCAAACAGGTGGTGCAATCGCTCGGCTACGTCGCGTTCACGAAAAAGGAATTCATGGCGCGCATTTCGCATTTCTATAAATACGAAACCGGCCTTGGCACCAACATCATGCTGATGACGGTCATCAGTTTCATTGTCGGGTTGTCCATCTCGGGGCAAACGTTCTATACGTTCATCCTCGAAAACCTCGAAAAGTTCGGTGCGCTGAAGGCGATTGGCGCGAAACGCCATGAGCTGATCGCGATGATCCTGTTTCAGGCCACCTTTACGGCGCTGACCGGCTATGGCCTCGGCATCGGCCTGTGCGCGGCGCTGATCAGTCTCGCCAGGATACGCATTCCCGATTACGCGGCAATCATCACCTTCGGCAATCTGGCGCTTGCGTTCGCCATGGTGGTGGTGATTGCCGCGATGTCGAGCTACCTGGGCATTCGACGCGTATTGAGCATCGAACCCTTCGATATTTTTCGGGGCTGA
- a CDS encoding DUF2964 family protein: MQINRNTGIRSMMKSPRRLANSTPIKRRVGTPYGGKMTRAEPRIIVAAVAVFTALAGLGASIRGLLSDSPGLVRYGAAALVLGVGCFVALLNITTRDDA; the protein is encoded by the coding sequence ATGCAAATCAATCGCAATACCGGCATCCGGTCGATGATGAAGTCACCACGACGGCTTGCGAACAGCACGCCGATCAAGCGTCGCGTGGGGACCCCATACGGAGGCAAGATGACCCGTGCAGAACCCAGAATTATCGTGGCCGCGGTGGCCGTTTTCACGGCTTTGGCCGGCCTGGGCGCATCGATTCGCGGCTTGCTGTCTGACAGCCCAGGCCTGGTTCGCTACGGCGCCGCCGCACTGGTTTTAGGTGTCGGCTGCTTCGTCGCATTGCTGAACATCACGACGCGAGACGACGCTTAG